The segment CCCTGCTTTTCGCTCTAGGCTCTCCGCTCTCGACCGACTTTCACCATGTCCACCCTGACGAGTGATTCCACCACAGGCGGAGCGATGTCGCCGGGCGATGTCAGCCTCGGACCGTGGGAGAACAGCGCTGACCCCGCGTATTGCCGCGACCTGAAGGGTCGGCTCATCGCAGCCAATCTCTCCTTCGCGCGCAAGTTCGGCCGTCCCCAGACCGGTCTCGCCGGTTTGCTCATGGCGGAGTTCATTCACCCGGACGATCTCGCCGCGTTCAACGCCACGTTCGTCGAACTCGCGGAGCCGCCCTACCGTGCCGTTTCGGAGTCCCGCTGGATAACGCCGCAGGGCGTGCGCTGGTTTTCCTGGGAAAAGACGTCGATCCGCGACGCGTCCGGCGCCATCGTCGCCGTCCGCGGCGTCGGGCGCGACATCACGCGGCAGCGGATGGCCGAGGAGCAGTTTTATCGGCTTTCGCGCGCTATCGAGCAGTCGCCGGTCGCGATCGTCATCACCGATCTCGATGGTCGCGCGCAATACGTGAACCCGAAGTTCACCGAAGTGTCCGGCCGCACCCTGGAAGACATTCTCGACCGCAAGATCGAAGTCCTGCGCGACGGTCATCCCGACGAGGATTCCTACCGCAAGTTCTGGGACACCGTGCGCGCGGGCGGCGAATGGCGCGGCGAACTCGCCACGCGGCGGCCCGACGGCACGACCGTGTGGGAATCGGTGAAAGTCTCCTGTCTGCGCAATCCCACCGGCGAGATTACCAATCTCCTGTGCATGCGCGAGGACATCACCAGCCGGAAAGCCCTCGAGGCGGAACTGCGGCAGGCGCACAAGATGGAGAGCCTCGGCACGCTCGCCGGCGGCATCGCGCATGATTTCAACAACCTGCTCGCGATTATTCACGGCTATTCCGAGTTCTGTCTGCAGGGCGCCGCGGAGCCGGCGGTGATGCAGAAAAGCCTGCAGGAAATCCACCGCGCCGCGCAGCGCGCCAGCGGGCTCGTGAAGCAGATCCTCACCTTCAGCCGCAAAGCCGAGATCCGCTACGCCCCGGTCGACCTGAACCAACTCGCGCGCGACCTCGTGGCGCTGATGTCCGAGACGTTCCCACGCACGATCACCTTCACCCTCGATCTCGCGGAAAAGTTGCCGCCGCTCCTCGCGGACCAGACCCAAGTGCAGCAAATCGTGCTCAACCTGTGCGTGAACGCACGCGACGCGATGCCGGACGGCGGCTCGATCGTCGTGTCCACCGCGATCCGGCTGGGCGCGGAATTGCAGTCGCGTCACTACTCCGCCGAGCCGGTGCGACGCTACGCCTGCCTGAGCATTGCCGACAGCGGCAGCGGGATGACGCCGGAAGTTTGCTCGCGCATTTTCGAGCCGTTTTTCACGACAAAACAGTCAAACCAGGGCACGGGGCTGGGTCTGGCGGTCGTCTACGGCATCGCGACCAGCCACAACGGCTTCATCGACGTCGAAAGCACCGTCGGGATCGGCAGCACGTTCCGCGTCTACCTGCCGCTGGCCAGCGACACCGCCGCCACCGCCCCGGTGACCAACAGCAGCGAATTCCCGCCCGGCACGGAATCGATCCTCGTGGTCGATGACGAAGGCCCGCTCCGGATGCTGCTGTCGGCGGCTTTCACGCGCAAGGGCTACAAGGTTTGCACCGCCGCCACCGGCTCCGAAGCCATCGAAATCATTTGCGACAAGTCCCGGCCGCTGGACGCGGTGCTGCTGGATTTGAACCTCCCCGGCTCGAACGGCGTGCAGGTCCTGAAAGTCATCCGCAGCACCCGGCCGAACCTGCCGGTTCTGGTCATCAGCGGGCACATCACCCCGGAGGTTCGCACTGAATTTCAGCAGCTTAACCAGCGCGACTTTGTGCAGAAGCCTTACCGGCTCGACGAGATCGGCCGGCGTTTGCGCAAGCTGTTCGAACAATCGGCCGAAGGGCGAAAGTAAGCCGGTAAAACCGTTCAGGTTTCCGGGGCCCGGGCCGATAGACTTTCTGGGCGAATACAAGACATCCACCACCAATGGACTGTCGTATTATCAATGAATCATCGCGAACCAACGTCCGCGCCGCCGCGCGGCGTCGGCCAGGCCCTGCCTTGCCTGGTGTTTCTTCTGCTCCCCTCCCTGGCGGCCGACCGCGCCTGGTCGCGGCCCGTCTTCGGGGCCCGTGGAATCGTGGAAGCCCCCCAGTCATATTTGCCTGCGATCGGCGCCCCTTCCATGCGGTTCCTCGCGCCCACCCCGCCGCCCGATCTGGCCGGACGCCCGCCAGCCGGCGCACCGCCGCAAACGGCACCCGAAGCGGCCGACCGGCCGGATGTCGTGCTTCCCGCCACAGCTCCGGCTGGCGCCAGCACCGTACTTGCACCCGCCGTCCTTCCCGCGACCGCGGAGGCCAGCGAGTCCACCACGCCAGCGCGCCTGCCCGCTCCCATTCTGGTGGATGAACTCCGGCCGCGCGTGCGGGCCGAGGATTTCCTGCCCTATTTTCAAATTCCTTCTGAACATCCGGGTGACGCGACCGTGATCGTGCCGGTGCCGCGCGGGACCACTTCCGCCGCGCCCTTGCCGACCAGCTCCGCGACCTATACGCAAAGTCCGAAATGATCCCCGTCCTCCCGCCACCGTTTCACGCCACGCTGCGTGGGCGCTCTGTTGCGCTCTCGCGCGTCGCGCTGGCCGCGCTGGCGACGCAGCTGACGCTCCTCACCCTTCGCGCGGAGACCGCTCCGGCCCCGAAGCCACCCGCCGCCGCGCCCGCGCCGTTGCCAGCCAATCGCCGCGTGGCGGCCCCTACGCTGACGGCCCGCGAATCGCAGGGCTTGGTCAAACTCGGCGGCAATCTTACGGAGCGCGGTGATTTCGACGCGGCCGAGATCGCCTACCGCCAGGTCCTCGACGGCAAAGCGCCGCTCGAGACCACGCAGGCCGCCCTGCTCGGGCTCGCGCACATGCACCGCAAGCAAGGCGCGCTCACCAAAGCCGCCGCGATCTACGAGCGCTTCCTCAAGGATTTTCCCAGCGACGATCGCGTGCCCGACGCGTTGCTCGAACTCGGCCGCACCTTGCGCGACATGGGCGCACCCCGGCTCGCGATCTCCCGGTTCTACAACGTCATCAATTCGACGTTGAAGCTGCCCGCCAACCACGGCTTCGAGCACTACCAGTTGCTCGCGAAAACGGCGCAGTTCGAAGTCGCCGAGACGCACTTTCAGAACGGCGATTACGCCGAAGCCAACAAGTTCTACTCGCGGCTGCGGATGCTCGACCTCGCGCCCGAGGACCGTGCCCGTGCCCAGTTCAAATCCGCCTACTCGCTCCAGCTCGCCGGTGACAATGAAGGCGCCGCTAACGGCCTGCGCTCGTTCATCGAACAGTGGCCCGACGACGAAAATGTCCCGCAAGCGCGCTACCTGCTCGCTTCGAGTCTGCGCACGCTGAACCGGCCGCAGGAGGCCCTCACCGCCACGCTCGATCTGTTGCGCGCCGAGCGCAGCCGTTCGAGTGCCGACTCGAAGCGCTGGGCCTACTGGCAACGCCGCACGGGCAATCAGCTCGCCAATGGTTTCTTTCAAAACGGCGACATCCTGAACGCGCTGGCGATCTACCATGGGCTGGCCGCGCTGAGCGACGATCCGGTGTGGCGCATCCCGGTCACGTACCAGATCGCCCAGTGCTACGAGCGGCTCGGCGATCTCGATCGCGCCACGAAAACCTACCGCGTGATCGTCGACACCTCGGTGGGCCAAACGTCCCCCGAAGTCACCGAGACCGCCCGGCTGGCTGGCGCCCGGTTGACGCACGTCGACTGGCGGAGTGACACGGATCGCCAAGTGGCCGCACTTTTCGACTCGACCACCGGGCAGGCGCGGGACGCTGATGTAAAGGCGCCCTTCCCCCATGACCCCGATCGAAGCCCTTCGCCAACACCGCCAGCTCTGTGACGAGCTGCACCAGTGCGCGCTCGAGGAGAATCGTTTTCTCCGCCAGCAGCAGCGCCCGCTTTCCGCCGAGCTCGTTCAGCGCAAAGGCGAGCTGTTGAAGCGACTGGACGCTTCCTTGGCCGACCTGCGCACAATTCCCGCCGGCCGGCTGCGCGAGCCGGAAGCACGTGAACTGCTCGAGCACACCCGCGGCCGGATCCTGCAGATTCTCCAGCTCGATAAGGAAAACGAACAGCTCCTGCTGCGGTTCAGCCTGTCCGGGCCGAAACCTGTCGCCCCATCCGTGAGCCCGTCGCTCGCGATGCTGCAGAAGATCTACTCGCGGATTTCGTAGCCTGCTCGGGCGAGGCCTGCTGTTTCCGCCACATCAGGTCTCGCTGATAATTGGCGTTTCAACGCGGTGCGCCGCAGCTAGGCTCGCGGCATGACGAGCCGCAGTCTCGGACACCGCGCCCCGCTGCTCTGGCTGGTGCTGCCGATGATCGCCGGTCTCGTGCTGGCGCGCCTGTTCGCCTTGCCGCCCCCCGGATGGCTGCTCGCCCTCGCGAGCGCGACTGGCCTCGCAGCCTTGCTGGCCAGCCGGACGAATCGTGCCGCGGCGGTACCTTGTCTTGTCGTGACGATGCTGCTGACGGGCGCGGCAAGCTATGCGTTGCACCGGCCCGTCATCGCCGATTGGTACGCACTTCCTCCGCGCGAAGCCCGACTCAGCCTGCAAGTCGACCGGCTTTTCCCGCAGGCCGAGGGCAGGCGCGTCGCCGGACTCGCCACGATTCGCACCGCCAACGATCCGTTGCAGGAACTCGCCGGACAGCGCGTCTACTTCTCGCTCAACACCCGGGCAGGAGTCCCGTCGCCGGTCCGCTCGGCCGTGATTTCCGCGGTGGGCATCATCGCCGCGCTCCCGCGCGATCCGCCGGCCACATCGTTCGACGGATATCTCGCGAATGCGGGCATCAATTTTCGGATGTCGCGCGGACGGGTGCTGGCGGAGGAGCGGCCCGGTTCCGCCTACCACCGGTTCTGCGCCCGGCAGGCGCAGCGGTTCACGGCGATTCTCGGTGCCGGCATCGAGGCGAAACGGCCGGGACTCGTCGGCGTGTATCGCGCCATGCTGCTCGGCGAGCAGCACGAGCTGAGCGATGAGCAGAAGACGGTGTTCCGGCAAAGCGGCACGATGCACGTGTTTTCGATCAGCGGGCTGCACATCGCGGCGATCGCGGGCGGACTCTACGCGCTGCTGTTGCTGCTGCGGCTGCCGCGGATCCTGCAATTCGTGATCGGCTGCGTCGCGTTGTGGCTCTACGTCGACATCACTGGTGCGGCGCCCTCGGCGGTGCGGGCGTTCGTAATGGTGGCGCTGGTGCAGGCCTCGCTCGTGTTGTGCGTTCCCCGCAATCCGCTTTCGGCGCTCGCCGCCTCGGCGCTGCTCGTCGCGGTTTTCGCGCCGATGCAGGTGTTCAGTTCGAGTTTTCAGATGAGCTACGGGATCGTGCTCGCGCTGCTGCTGTTCGGGCTCCCGCTCGCGGATCAACTGCACGCGCGGCTGGCGTGGTTCCAAGATCTCCCGCGCGCGACCTGGCGCTGGCATCATCGCGCGCGCGCGGCCGGGTGGCACGCCACGCTCACCGCCGTCGCGATCGGCATCGCGGCCTCGCTCGTCAGCGCCGTGACCGGGATCATGTTCTTCGGCCTGTTCACGCCGGGCTCGCTGCTGGCGAACCTGTGGCTGATTCCGGCGGCCAGCGCGGTCATTCTCGCGGGATTCGTCTCGATGGTTTGCGGCGTGCTCGGGTTTACCACCGGCAGTGTGCTGGCGAACCATGCCGCGGCGCTTCTGCTCTGGGGCATCGACGCGGGCGTCGAGGCTTTCGTGTCGCTGCCGGGCGCATGGTTCAACGCGAGCTTCCGCCCACCGTGGCTCGGCGGTTGCGCGCTGGCCGCGCTGCTCGGCACGATGGTGAGCGGTTACGCCGGCCGGTGGGCCGGCTGGCAACGCGGCTTCTGGCTGCCGTTTGCCGTCGTGGCCGCGACGCTCGCCTTCGCCGTGCGCTTCGGCTGAGACGGGCCGCATACGCGTGTCGAGACCCACCAAGGCAGGCGCTCGCTCCGCGAGCGTCGCAGCAATTGCTTTCTTTCGTCGATTTCCTGTGTTTCGTGGAGCCGATGAAAAGCGCCTACGAACTCGCCATGGAGCGACTCGCCAAATCCGACCCCGATTCCAGCCGACCGCTCACCCGGGAGCAGAAGGAACGGTTGGCCGAGATTGATCGCATTTATCAGGGCAAGCTCGCGGAGCGGGAGATTTTTCTGAAGAAGCAACTCAACGACGCCCTCGCCGACGGCAAGGCCGACGAATACCAGAAAATCCAGCAGCAGATCGTGAGCGAGCGGGCACGGATCGAAGAGGAGCGCGAAGAGGAAAAGGAACGTGTTCGGCGCGCAACGTAGGGCGCGTTACCCTTGAGGCGCCGCTGCCTTTCGCGGAGCGGCAGGTCGGACACCCCCGGCTACTCGGAAAACTCGAAATCCGCCACCAGCGCGTGATGGTCCGATGCGAGCGTCGGGCTCACCGCATGCTGCACCGCACGCAACGGCGCGTTGTAGAAGATGTGATCGAGAATATACGGCCGGCGGCGCCAGGTGGTTTTGGTGCGCTGCACGGTCGAGAATCCGGCGGGTGCGAATTGCGCGATCAACGCGTCGTGGCCGCTCACGTTGAAATCACCGCTCAGCAAGGTGGGTCCCTCACAGGCGGCGAGTTCGGCCACGACCCGGCGGCGTTGCTCGGGATGCCGCGCGCTGCTCGTGTGCAGCATGAAGAACGCGAGCAGGTGCGTGTTGAACAGCTGCACCTCGCGACCCAGCAGGGTGGTCTTGGCCCCGATCATCGCCCGGTCGGTGGGCGTCGTCCGCCGGCCTTCGAACTCAAACTCCACCGGGGGTGACGGCAGATCAATTTTCCGGCGCTCGCGCAACGGCGTGCGCGAAAAAATCGCGAGCCCGATCCCGAACGGCAGCTCGCGCGGATCCGCTTTCGGATACGCGAACCAGCTGTCGTAGTCGCGCAACGTTTCGCGCAACCGCGTGTAGTTCGGCGCCGGCTCGACCTGGCGTCCCTCCGGCAGCGCGTGCTCGACCTCCTGCAGCATGATCACGTCGGCGTCATGGCGCCGGATTTCCGCAATCGTCTGCTCAATCCGGATCGGCGCAGCGTCCGGCGCGGCCTCGTCCCAGCCCTGGCCGAACTGCATGTTGAACTGGAGCAAGCGAAAGGTCTTCATGCGCGTCTTTTCACCGGCCCAGAGCCTCGGCCCCCTCGCGTCGGAAAACAAAACGGTTGAACGGGACGCCGCCAGCTCGACGCAGCTGCGGTGTGCGGCCGATCCGGACGCGCTCGACGGGGCTGCGCGCCATCAGAAAACCCGCCGCGCGTTGCCGGTCAGGGCGGAGCAACCCGGAAGCAAGGCGCGGATACGCGGTGCTGCGACCGCGCGGCAGCCGAAGCGCGTCACCGGACGCGCGGAACGTTTCCACCGGTCGGGCCGACGCACTGAAACGATCCAAATTTCCTGCCCCGGGTTCGACTCCCGCCGCCTGCGCGGAGCTCATTGCCCAGACGAACCCGATTCCCGCCAGCCAGACAAAGGTGGAGCCGGACAGCTTCATGCGCGTCATCCGAAAGCAAGCCACGGCCCGTCGTAGCGGCAACCCTTTAGTGGGTCGATGACCGGGCGGCGCACGTCACACTTTCTGGCCAGGGCGGGACCCGGCCTCCGACGAAAGCTACGGCGGGCAAGCTGCTCATGCCACGTGGCGCGGGCGTCCCGCCCGTGGGTTGGCAGGCGACGGACCGCAACCGCGCTGCGCATGGACGTGCGCGCCGTCGCTCGGGTACGGTTCAGTTTACTCAGGTTCCGCGGTCCCTTCGACGACCCAGTTGCGGGCCTCGGGAACTTGCACGAAAAACGCGTGCAGTGCCGCGCTCAAGTGTTCCGCGTAGCGGAAATGCGCGCCCATCCCGGTGCGCAGTTCGGCCTCGTAGATGAATTTGTCGGCGTGCGTGCTGTGCTCGAACGGCGTCTGCGCGCCGAGCAGCAGTGAGTAAACGTAGGCCGGCGAACCGCGACGCATCAGTTCGCGCGTGAGTTCGAGTTGCCCCTGCAGCAGCCGCGCGTGCGGCGCGCGATCGATCTCGGCCGGCAAATAGAATCCGGCCTGGATCAACGGCGTGTACCGGTGTCCGGTGCGGTGGCGGTTGAGGTCACGGAGCTCGGCCAGCGCCATGTTGTTCCAGGCAAAGGTCACGCGCATCC is part of the Opitutus terrae PB90-1 genome and harbors:
- a CDS encoding tetratricopeptide repeat protein, with the protein product MIPVLPPPFHATLRGRSVALSRVALAALATQLTLLTLRAETAPAPKPPAAAPAPLPANRRVAAPTLTARESQGLVKLGGNLTERGDFDAAEIAYRQVLDGKAPLETTQAALLGLAHMHRKQGALTKAAAIYERFLKDFPSDDRVPDALLELGRTLRDMGAPRLAISRFYNVINSTLKLPANHGFEHYQLLAKTAQFEVAETHFQNGDYAEANKFYSRLRMLDLAPEDRARAQFKSAYSLQLAGDNEGAANGLRSFIEQWPDDENVPQARYLLASSLRTLNRPQEALTATLDLLRAERSRSSADSKRWAYWQRRTGNQLANGFFQNGDILNALAIYHGLAALSDDPVWRIPVTYQIAQCYERLGDLDRATKTYRVIVDTSVGQTSPEVTETARLAGARLTHVDWRSDTDRQVAALFDSTTGQARDADVKAPFPHDPDRSPSPTPPAL
- a CDS encoding hybrid sensor histidine kinase/response regulator, with translation MSTLTSDSTTGGAMSPGDVSLGPWENSADPAYCRDLKGRLIAANLSFARKFGRPQTGLAGLLMAEFIHPDDLAAFNATFVELAEPPYRAVSESRWITPQGVRWFSWEKTSIRDASGAIVAVRGVGRDITRQRMAEEQFYRLSRAIEQSPVAIVITDLDGRAQYVNPKFTEVSGRTLEDILDRKIEVLRDGHPDEDSYRKFWDTVRAGGEWRGELATRRPDGTTVWESVKVSCLRNPTGEITNLLCMREDITSRKALEAELRQAHKMESLGTLAGGIAHDFNNLLAIIHGYSEFCLQGAAEPAVMQKSLQEIHRAAQRASGLVKQILTFSRKAEIRYAPVDLNQLARDLVALMSETFPRTITFTLDLAEKLPPLLADQTQVQQIVLNLCVNARDAMPDGGSIVVSTAIRLGAELQSRHYSAEPVRRYACLSIADSGSGMTPEVCSRIFEPFFTTKQSNQGTGLGLAVVYGIATSHNGFIDVESTVGIGSTFRVYLPLASDTAATAPVTNSSEFPPGTESILVVDDEGPLRMLLSAAFTRKGYKVCTAATGSEAIEIICDKSRPLDAVLLDLNLPGSNGVQVLKVIRSTRPNLPVLVISGHITPEVRTEFQQLNQRDFVQKPYRLDEIGRRLRKLFEQSAEGRK
- a CDS encoding ComEC/Rec2 family competence protein, translating into MTSRSLGHRAPLLWLVLPMIAGLVLARLFALPPPGWLLALASATGLAALLASRTNRAAAVPCLVVTMLLTGAASYALHRPVIADWYALPPREARLSLQVDRLFPQAEGRRVAGLATIRTANDPLQELAGQRVYFSLNTRAGVPSPVRSAVISAVGIIAALPRDPPATSFDGYLANAGINFRMSRGRVLAEERPGSAYHRFCARQAQRFTAILGAGIEAKRPGLVGVYRAMLLGEQHELSDEQKTVFRQSGTMHVFSISGLHIAAIAGGLYALLLLLRLPRILQFVIGCVALWLYVDITGAAPSAVRAFVMVALVQASLVLCVPRNPLSALAASALLVAVFAPMQVFSSSFQMSYGIVLALLLFGLPLADQLHARLAWFQDLPRATWRWHHRARAAGWHATLTAVAIGIAASLVSAVTGIMFFGLFTPGSLLANLWLIPAASAVILAGFVSMVCGVLGFTTGSVLANHAAALLLWGIDAGVEAFVSLPGAWFNASFRPPWLGGCALAALLGTMVSGYAGRWAGWQRGFWLPFAVVAATLAFAVRFG
- a CDS encoding endonuclease/exonuclease/phosphatase family protein, with product MKTFRLLQFNMQFGQGWDEAAPDAAPIRIEQTIAEIRRHDADVIMLQEVEHALPEGRQVEPAPNYTRLRETLRDYDSWFAYPKADPRELPFGIGLAIFSRTPLRERRKIDLPSPPVEFEFEGRRTTPTDRAMIGAKTTLLGREVQLFNTHLLAFFMLHTSSARHPEQRRRVVAELAACEGPTLLSGDFNVSGHDALIAQFAPAGFSTVQRTKTTWRRRPYILDHIFYNAPLRAVQHAVSPTLASDHHALVADFEFSE